TTTCCTGTAGGCGGAGCGTTTTGTTTCTGCGCAGCGGCGATTTTGTCTTCCTCTGCGACTATCCAGTTCGATGCCCGGTGTAACGCGTCCTGAATGGTTGGGCATCGATTCACGGACAACTCTTCGCGGAAGCGAGATTCGTGCTAGAGGCCGTTCTTAAGCGTAGCCAGGGCTGTGGAGTCCGAGAGTCCTGGAATCTTGACCTGGatctccttgaactttgttatgtaagaccGGGAGACTCTCCAGCCTTTTGGCTTAAGTTCCAAAGTTGAGCATCTGTCACCGCTGTTTCGATTAAGCTAGAATACTGCTTGACGAACAAGGTTGACAGCTCAGTGAAATTGGTTATGGAGCCGGCTGCTAAAGACGCGAACCAAAGTAGTACCGGTCCACAAAACGTTTTTGCGAACAGCTTGCAGTACCCAGCGTCTGCTTCGTGAGGCTCAAGGTCCACCCGGCTAGCTGTCAACAAGAAAGTCTTGAGATGATTGGTCGGATCCCCTTTTCCTTCGTTGctcgagaacttaattttgccagTATCTTTGATGAGGACTCGGGCTATTTGATCGGAAAAAGGAGTTCGCCTCGACTCCTCGATCACTCGAAAGATATCCGGagctgaagtggttgcactgtgCATCACAGACCGCATGTCCCGGATTTCGCTCTGCATGCGGAAGATCTTGGGATTGGTAACATACCCCGGAGTCAAAGTGTTTCCATCCACAGGGAGAGGAAGACGGACTAGGACCTCGGAAGATCTGGCGACACCGGGCTGAACCGGAGTGTGGCCATCGCCAACCAGCGGTGGCGCTGTTTGCGAATTGACTTGAGGTGGGAATGAATCTCCCGGAGTGACATTTGTTGCTTCCACCTGTGAGGTGGAAGGTGGAGTAACACCGGAAAAATCCAAAGCACGTCGACGTGGGTTTTGGTCGGAGGACAGGAGATCAACCCGATCGGCGTACGCGCGATGAGAGGCTGAGAGGTCAGCTACGGACGTCGTGACTTCCTCCAAACGGGTGGAGACCTGACCCTCCAAGCTGTCAAAACGTTCGGTAAGAGCGGCGGAGGCGGCTTGCTGACGATCGGACTTTTCAGACAAGTCCTGCAAGAGCTTCTGGATCACCTCCAGGGATGCCTGATTGGGAAAGTCGGTTGCCATAGCGGTGGTTGTGTGTAGTGGATTTGTATATAAAGTCGGAACTAATGAGAGTCAGGCGATAAcccccctccttctagcgccaaatgtgagaactgaaatCGATTCTCTCCTTCCGATGTGATTCgaatgtggaggagcttatcaccgtttagaagttccgaactgaatttgagagaattttgagaatttgtattGTATTGCTTCTTTTGGAAAATGTTTTCGATCCCTTANNNNNNNNNNNNNNNNNNNNNNNNNNNNNNNNNNNNNNNNNNNNNNNNNNNNNNNNNNNNNNNNNNNNNNNNNNNNNNNNNNNNNNNNNNNNNNNNNNNNNNNNNNNNNNNNNNNNNNNNNNNNNNNNNNNNNNNNNNNNNNNNNNNNNNNNNNNNNNNNNNNNNNNNNNNNNNNNNNNNNNNNNNNNNNNNNNNNNNNNNNNNNNNNNNNNNNNNNNNNNNNNNNNNNNNNNNNNNNNNNNNNNNNNNNNNNNNNNNNNNNNNNNNNNNNNNNNNNNNNNNNNNNNNNNNNNNNNNNNNNNNNNNNNNNNNNNNNNNNNNNNNNNNNNNNNNNNNNNNNNNNNNNNNNNNNNNNNNNNNNNNNNNNNNNNNNNNNNNNNNNNNNNNNNNNNNNNNNNNNNNNNNNNNNNNNNNNNNNNNNNNNNNNNNNNNNNNNNNNNNNNNNNNNNNNNNNNNNNNNNNNNNNNNNNNNNNNNNNNNNNNNNNNNNNNNNNNNNNNNNNNNNNNNNNNNNNNNNNNNNNNNNNNNNNNNNNNNNNNNNNNNNNNNNNNNNNNNNNNNNNNNNNNNNNNNNNNNNNNNNNNNNNNNNNNNNNNNNNNNNNNNNNNNNNNNNNNNNNNNNAGTCGGTTGCCATAGCGGTGGTTGTGTGTAGTGGATTTGTATATAAAGTCGGAACTAATGAGAGTCAGGCGATAAcccccctccttctagcgccaaatgtgagaactgaaatcgattctctccttccgaagtgattcgaatgtggaggagcttatcaccgtttagaagttccgaactgaatttgagagaattttgagaatttgtattGTATTGCTTCTTTTGGAAAATGTTTTCGATCCCTTATAAAAGActcccccttacatatttataccgaccgaTTTATTGcctaattaatgcataattaattGGGCACGATTCGCGTATCCTAATTAATCGtcttgaatgcgggaatctttgaccaagCCCGAGCTGCGAGCCGACCAACGCGAAgcatctccgcgctctcttcctttctctgggcctgatgggccgatcagtaATACGCTCTTGGTCCATTAGACGTGCCCGGCCTAGGCCCTTtgcctattgcccgagatgacagatcgtgggtacaacacaCATGGtctaaatatttttggaatttaaaaaattatggtaTCCCACATTAATGtgatcccctatataataaaacggaagtacacaacattgttttgtaaactatataattttaataagttggttacaaataggttatatagattaacttttatattatttgtatagtctggatttattgtttccaaaaatcttaaagaaaatattctaaaaaattatttgatatcatctaacttaccatattattttttttattaaactattcATCAATtaaaatcctttgatatctaacttaacatattaatttgttaattattattatacttcacctctcatttttatatatgagtctattttgtgaaacaaataaattatcatattatttcttataattaaaaaataattttatttccggatataccataagttaaatttttaaaaacaaatataaatgattcaatctataaaatattcaatttttattaatattattctttaaaaataatatctattgaattaaaaatttactgagtaatgggtcaaaatttgaatatttaaattcaatttcatactttttttgttgaattttataattttataattttatataatataataagttttaaataatttattttgaaatatttttaaaatattgaaatttgatattaaagttagaaactataaacactctaaaatggtttgttatagcaatgtcaataatatgtcactataatatgaaagaatttaaaaaaaataccaagtatattaaaacaaaaagtataacaatatatgaaattactcataatataataactcgctttttaaaaaccaaattcacaaaattatgtcttataatgacattcaagtcatgaggtagaatatacattgttgaaataacttcacgtacataaaGTAATACAAcatactaaaattttattttaaaatagaaaatatacaaaaatttgtataaaataaaatttaaccagtgttatagcacgaatacttatctagaatcattaacaatctaaaacttacaaaataagtttctttttcaagtcatcatatttagcatataattttattgcataatattttatccaaaaaagcttttaaaaataaacacataaattatattttataaaaaaattacaatgtaaataaaatgaattttaacccgtgctctagcacgggtttTAATCTAGTGTttgtttatttagaaaaaaaaaaacatataatatagaAATGAGCTACAATGCTTATTTAATCATATGatacaaaaatttgaatacttttatatattataagaggaatttatagaaaataacatcatttttcaaaacaaaatacttgttttctaaaagttattatttactttaataCTTATTTTCACAACTTGGTAAGATCTTGTTGTGCTAGTTAGTCCTATTACTCGAAATTGCTTCTTCTACTGATGTCTCTACTACCACACTGAAGAAAAACACTTAAGGTTCATCATTCATTACTCCTAGTTGGGTACTAATAAGCCAGTTACAACTTTTGATCTTGTCGAATTTATTATTAGTCAAGATTGTATGTATCTCTTCGAAATCTTAACACATGTTTTGACTCTAATCCGCACCACTGTATAACTAAAAaacgtttgtgtttgttttacaTGTATTAAATTCATAACTGTATTTGCATCGTATTTATGCTTCAATTATCActtacaattaaaataataaaaaaatctcagaTTTCTGTAAAAATTAGCTCTTCTGCTAACTTAAtccataaaatcaaaattaattttctcaaCACATAAATCGACTTTTGGTTTTCAGCAATCAAAACTGCAATGAACTCTATATTAatatcaaacaaatatttaGGAACTCTTGAgtacttgaaaaataaaaaaatctttggcATCAAGGTTCAGAAGGAGGTAACAAACGCGGATAGCAGTGCAAAAACAAATACTTGACTACGAGAGTATTAACTTAACTATGTTAGAATACAATATCTTCTTGTCATAAGAGAGTATTAACCATTTCATATAAACGACGAGCCAGGGGTTCAAAACTACCTCTTCATCCGTTCAATTCCAATCAAATCATAAACTTTGAACTTGTCCTCTGGACTACGAAAGGTTGACTGCTTCGTGGTTAACACAGTGAACCCATCAGAATCAGTACATGTCTGAAGACCACAACCATGACATAAAGATTCAACATCCAGCTCCTGAAATATACAAAGTTGACTTATGACATTTCAAGTTTACCAACAATACGGAAATAGAGAAAAGACAGGGAAATATTTATTCATAGACTCATAGGTGTATTCAGTTTATTACCTTCATCATCAGGTTCTGAGATAACCGCAAGAGAGAATACGGTTGCAGCTTGTAGCAAACACTGTTTATGTATTGGACAGCGACTGATCGCATCTTTTACCATGAAAACATTAAGCAAATGATCAACACAATTGAACAATTTATAGCAAATACCATTCAATGTATAAGCACTTTATCTCCACCCATATATGAATCGATGTAACTATTTACTTTCCTTACCATACCGGTAATATTTTCTATTCTACATCATCTTTCTCATGCTTATTGTCATTGCATATTACATAAGCCGCTACCAATTGAAACGCCACAAAGACTATCCCTGAGAGCTAGAAGGACATAACTACATATCTATATCCATGCAATCTCACCTCTCTAATATGAGGTTCACTTATGCAATACTGTAAGTATGTCGCCTCGGAAGCTATTCTACTTAAGAAGTTCTTGTAATTGCCCATCCGATATAAtctggaagaaaaagaaagagaagagagagctaTCATCATATTTCAATTCATATTTCCTAAACGCAAACGATTGAACAGCAGAACACTACCTTAAAAGGTTTCGTACAAAACATATTTCCTTGGATTTTACTAAAGCAAAAGTCAACTTGCGAAACCATAAAGACAGTGGTTCCCCCTGCAGATCAAAATCCCAATGTTTTATATTAATGGCAAAAAAAAGGTGACatggtaacaaataaataaggataaagaaaacagagaaacaacCATCACTCCGCTACTGGGATTGAGATGAAGCAGCACATACAGTGAACGGAACTCGGCTTCATTTTCGTGAGTGGAATCTGATTTCCTATTtgcatcatatatattatacaaagaGGTAAGAGTTTTTGCTAGCTGCTCCATGTTTAAGTGATGCATTGGGCTAATACTTGTACCACTACAACTCTGAAGCCTCTTGTGAGATATGACATGAAATTTAACCTGTTAGAGAAGCCATCCGGGAGTCAATAATAATCGCATCAATGGAacacttcaaaaaaaataaaacaaattcatgaTTATCTATCAGAATTCAGAAGAGGATGATCAATCAGAGTGGGGTACAATTCtatgaaaattacaaaagaagaaatacGATCCTATTTGAGCGTCCTGAACAAGGTTATGACTACTAAAAACTACAATTAATAAACTCAAAGTATCTACACATAAACGACTTTCAACAAAAACCAAGGAAAACAATATTAACGACAAAGGATAGACACTTCAGTGTAATCCATCTACCAAACCAGGAACGAGAAAAGAGTAAGAAACAAGTCAAACCATACCATTTCCTCGTAAAGGTAGATCACTCTCTCATTGGCTAAATTCTGGATGCTAAGATCTTGTCTAATAGACCTTGTCCTAtcgaaaataaaatcatgaaccactTCAAACGGGTGCTCCCTCGAGTCAAGCAAACTTAGAAGGTATTTCAGGGTTTCTTCTAACACTGGGAGCGGTCGAACATCCGATGCCTGAACATCCGCCGCTGAAAGGGTTCTGCAAAACTAGCAAGAACACAGAGAAAGAGTATAACTTCCTTTGGTATTGGACAAATAGCCCTATTATATAGCAGTTGGTAACTCCCAGTAAGTAATACAAAACTATTCATCTTAACCATTCAGAAATTTCTCAGTAGAAATCAAGCTATGGATTCTAATTTGCATAGATGAAGAATGTCAACATTAAAATTTCATTCAATCACACAAGTTCTGTTGCAGAGCTGATACGATAGGACATGTCAATTATAGAAAGCTAAAGCCTCAGGTGAAAGTGAAAGTTTCCCAAATAAGCACCAGAGACATGGAAACTTCAAAGCTGTGAGATGTAAAGTGCACCTTTTTAACAGCTAGGTCTGTAGATGATTTTGAGGGGTTTCCATAAAGCCTCTCAAACACTGCAAGATCACGCAAGCGTTCTCTTGTGACTCTTTCCCTCTCTGATACCAAAAATAACACATTAGATTAAGCTGTACACTCTTTTTTGCTGCTTGAACTGTAACTTTAACCTAAACTCCTAGCAAAAGACAACACACATCGTTCCCAACTCAGAAATCTAACACTTCTCTCTGAACTTCCTATACACTGAAGGATCATGAATTGATGAATGGAATGTACTAAACCGACCTAAGCACTAGATCAAATTCAATTCAGGTGCAAGATAGGGTTCAATTTTGGCGGAGTCTCAGGTCAATTAGAAATTAATCAGCGGTCGACGATTACCTGGACACATGGAAGAGCAAGTTCCGACGATGAAGGAGACGTCAGTATGATCTTCGCCCTTATTGTCTGATTCGTCTTTGTCATTGTTTCGTTTGACTGGTACATCGGATCTTCTCCGAAAATAATCAGTAGCTCCGCCGCCGGATTGAGTCCTCCGGTTATCAGAGAACTGACGATTCCCATAACTAGAAACCCtagacgaagaggaagaagaagaagagccacgATTACGACGATTCATGGCTTATAGAGGCAACGCGAGATCTTCCCTCGCAACGAGACTCTGACTGATAGAAACGAGCTAAATCGAATCGAAT
The sequence above is drawn from the Camelina sativa cultivar DH55 chromosome 4, Cs, whole genome shotgun sequence genome and encodes:
- the LOC104781302 gene encoding SAC3 family protein C, which codes for MNRRNRGSSSSSSSSRVSSYGNRQFSDNRRTQSGGGATDYFRRRSDVPVKRNNDKDESDNKGEDHTDVSFIVGTCSSMCPERERVTRERLRDLAVFERLYGNPSKSSTDLAVKKFCRTLSAADVQASDVRPLPVLEETLKYLLSLLDSREHPFEVVHDFIFDRTRSIRQDLSIQNLANERVIYLYEEMVKFHVISHKRLQSCSGTSISPMHHLNMEQLAKTLTSLYNIYDANRKSDSTHENEAEFRSLYVLLHLNPSSGVMGEPLSLWFRKLTFALVKSKEICFVRNLLRLYRMGNYKNFLSRIASEATYLQYCISEPHIREMRSVAVQYINSVCYKLQPYSLLRLSQNLMMKELDVESLCHGCGLQTCTDSDGFTVLTTKQSTFRSPEDKFKVYDLIGIERMKR